A genomic window from Pygocentrus nattereri isolate fPygNat1 chromosome 22, fPygNat1.pri, whole genome shotgun sequence includes:
- the LOC119262034 gene encoding gastrula zinc finger protein XlCGF49.1-like — protein MASKRRSGTQGASSGTLHMNTSHRQAQKNSKKRNHYCLECGKSFTELCALKTHQRIHTGEKPYHCSVCGKNFTVQSNLKTHQRTHTGEKPYYCTECGKSFNEKRTLQHHQRIHTGERPYHCSECGKSFTVQSNLKIHQRIHTGEKPYHCSECGKSFTIRGNLKIHQRIHTGEKPYHCSECGKRFTVQSALQTHQRIHTGEKPYYCSECRQSFCQQSAFIKHQRIHTGQKPYHCS, from the coding sequence ATGGCATCCAAAAGACGTTCTGGGACTCAGGGGGCATCATCTGGTACCCTCCACATGAACACGTCTCACAGACAagcacagaaaaacagcaaaaagagaAATCACTACTGCTtggagtgtggaaagagttttactgaactgtgtgctctcaaaacacaccagcgcatccacacaggggagaagccgtatcactgctcagtgTGTGGAAAGAattttactgtacagagtaatctcaaaacacaccagcgcactcacacaggagagaagccatattactgcacagagtgtgggaagagttttaatgaGAAGAGGACTCTCCAACatcaccagcgcatccacacaggagagaggccgtatcactgctcagagtgtgggaagagctttaCTGTGCAGAGTAATCTtaaaatacaccagcgcatccacacaggagagaaaccgtatcactgctcagagtgtgggaagagttttactatACGGGGTAATctcaaaatacaccagcgcatccacacaggagagaagccgtatcactgctcagagtgtgggaaaagatttactgtacagagtgctctccaaacacaccagcgaatccacacaggagagaaaccatattactgctcagagtgtagACAGAGTTTTTGTCAACAGAGTGCTTTCATAAagcaccagcgcatccacacaggacagaaaccgtatcactgctcctag